Below is a genomic region from Hylemonella gracilis.
GCCCAGGTGATCGACGTCGAGCGCATCCTGCACGACGTGCAACCCGAACACGCCAAGTTCGATCAGCCCACCGGTGGCCGCATCACCCTGCCGCCCGGCGTGGTGATGCTGGCCGCCGATGACTCCGCCATGGCCTGCGAGCTGATCCAGAAAGGCATGGAAGCCCTGGGTGTGCCCTGCGTCATGACGCACAACGGCAAGGAAGCCTGGGAGCAGCTGCAAACCATCGCCGCGCAGGCAGCCCGGGAAGGCAAACGTGCCAAGGACAAGGTTGCCCTGCTTCTGACCGACCTGGAAATGCCCGAGCTGGACGGTTTCAACCTGACCCGCCTGGTCAAGGCCAACCCGCAGTTCAACGACATCCCCGTCGTGATCCATTCCTCGCTGACGGGCACTGCCAGCGAAATGCAGGCCAAGAGCGCGGGGGCGGACGCCTACATCACCAAGTTCCACATCGACGAACTGGCGGACAAGCTGCGCGAGGTTTTGGCCAAACGCTGACCTTCACCCCCCTGCGGCTGCCATCCTCTGAATCCGTGGGCGCGGACGGACACAGGCCCGCCGCAAGGCGCGTTTCACGCCAGCCGGCTATGCTCTGCCGCCATGCCCGACACCGCGATGCCCATCCCCCCTGCTGCCCCCTCCGTTCCCGAGCCGCCTCGCGCCCGGCCTCAGTCCCTGAGCGGACTCGGGCCGTTCCTGCGGCCCTACCGGGGACGCATCGTGCTCGCCCTGGTCTTTCTGGCCCTGGCCGCGGCCGCCACACTGGCCTTTCCGCTGGCCCTGCGCACCCTGATCGACCAGGGCTTGACCTCGCCAACCTCGGCCCAAGGCCGGGGCGAACAGTTGCTGGCCTTGCGCGAGCATTTCGCCCTGCTGTTTGGGGTGGCGGCGGCCCTGGGTCTGTTTTCCGCCGTGCGCTTCTACCTGATGAGCTGGCTGGGCGAACGCGTCACGGCGGACCTGCGCAATGCCATTTACGCCCATGTGCTGCGGCAAAGCCCCGAATTCTTCGAGACCACGCAGACCGGTGAGGTGCTCTCGCGCCTGACCGCCGACACCACACTGGTGCAGACCGTGGTGGGTTCATCTTTTTCCATGGGTCTGCGCAGCACCGTCACCGGCCTCGGCGCGCTGGCCATGCTGGTATGGACCAACCCCTGGATCATGACCCAGGTGCTGGGCGTGCTCGTGCTGGTGGTGCTGCCAAGCGTCTGGTTCGGCCGCCGCGTGCGGCGCTTGTCGCGCGCCAGCCAGGACCGCGTGGCCGATTCCAGCGCCATCGCCAGCGAGGTGCTGAACGCGATTCCCGTGGTCCAGGGCTACACGGCCGAGGCGCGCGAAAACCACCGCTTCGCCGATGCCACCGAAAACGCCTTCAGCACCGCCCGGCGCCGGGTTCGGGCCCGTGCCGCGTTGATGGGTTTCATCATCGTCGCCACCTCGGCCGCCCTGCTCTGGGGGCTGTACCAGGGCACTCAAGCGGTGCTGGCCGGGCAAATCAGCGCCGGGCACCTGGGCCAGACCGTCGTCTACGTCATCATGCTGGCCAGTTCCTTCGCCGTGCTGGGCGAGGTCTATGGCGAACTGCTGCGCGCGGCGGGAGCCACCGAGCGGCTGATGGAGTTGCTGAACCTGCGCTCCCCCATCACCTCGCCAGCACAAGCCCTGGCCTTGCCCCCGACCGACGGTCCCAGCCACGTCCGCTTCGAGGCCGTGACTTTCCACTACCCCTCGCGCCCCACGCAGGCGGCTCTGAAAGACTTCACGCTCGAGGTCCGCCCTGGCGAGACCGTGGCCTTGGTCGGCCCCAGTGGGGCGGGCAAGAGCACGGTGCTGCAGTTGCTGCTGCGCTTCTACGACCCGCAAACCGGCCGCATCGTGCTGGACGGCGCGCCCATCCACCGCTTGAAACTGCAAGACCTGCGCGCGCGCATGGCCCTGGTGCCGCAGGAGCCGGTGCTGTTCTCGGCCAGCGCGCTTGAAAATATCCGGTACGGTCGTCCCGACGCGAGCGACACGCAAGTTCATGCCGCAGCGCAAGCCGCCCACGCGGACGACTTCATCCGCGCCCTGCCCGAGGGCTATGACACCTTTCTGGGTGAACGCGGCGTGCGCCTGTCGGGCGGACAACGCCAGCGCATTGCCATCGCGCGCGCCATGCTCAAGAACGCGCCCCTGTTGCTACTGGATGAAGCGACCAGCGCACTCGATGCCGAGAGCGAACGCATGGTGCAGGCTGCGCTGGAATCCGCCATGCGTGACCGCACGACACTGGTCATCGCGCACCGACTGGCAACGGTGCAGAAAGCGGATCGCATCGTGGTCATCGATCAGGGCCGCATCGTGGAACAGGGCACGCATGCGGAACTGACCGCGGCAGGCGGGCTTTATGCGCGACTGGCGGCCTTGCAGTTCAAATCCTAGTGTTCTTCCGCCCCGCTTCAGATGGCTGATCGTCTGAACAAAAACCTGTCCGCAGGCCGGCCTGAGTGAACGTCGCGCCGGGCTTCACCGGGTCCGCGTGGCGCAACAACCCCGCACTACCGTCCTAGGCGGCTGCAGTGCCACTCACTGCAATGGCCCCTCGATGCCCTCGGGCAGGAACAGTGGCATCACGCTGATGCCCTCCTCCATCAAGGCCTCGGCCTCCTTGGGCGAGGTCTTGCCTCGGATGCCACGCTCTTCGCTTTCGCCATAGTGGATCTTGCGCGCTTCCTCGGCGAAGCGCTCACCCACATCCTCGGTCTGCTGGGCCACATGGCGCGCGAACTGCAGGTACGCAGCCTGCAAGGCCCGCAGAGAATCCGCGCCCGCCGCCTCAACCGCGGTGGCATTACCGTCCTGGACGTCCGCCCTTGCCGGCTCCGATGGGCCTGCGATCGCCGCGCTCGGCTTGGCCCCCAGATTGATGCGCGGAGCACTCGGCAATTTGTGCACGGCCTTGTCACCACACAAGGGGCATTCGAGCAAGCCGCGTTCAGTCTGGTTGGCGTAGTCCTCTTCCGAGGCAAACCAGCCTTCGAAAGAGTGGTGCGCACCACAGCGAAGGTTGAAGACTTTCATGGCCGCGATTCTCGGGTGTTCCGGTTCAACCTGCCGGCGTAGGGGCGCTGCCCGGGTCGGCATGCCAGTCCAGTGTCCAGGCACCGGAGAGAACGTTCTGCAGCCAGAGCAGACAACTCAGGCTTTTGGCATCGGTGAGCTCACCAGCACGGCTCCAATCCAGCAACTGCGCGGGCGTGGCCGTGGACACGTCGAGGAACTCCCCTTCGTCGAGCTGGCGTTCACCCTGCCGCAGGCCGCGCGCGAAGTAGATGTGAAGCACTTCGGTGGAATAGGCGATGGCCAGGTGCATCTCGCCCGCCTTGGCCCACTCGCGGGCGGTGTAACCGGTTTCCTCCAGCAGCTCACGCCGCCCGCAGCGCAGCGGGTCTTCCCCCGCATCCAGCTTGCCAGCGGGAAACTCGACCATCACCCTGCCCACGGGGTAACGGTACTGACGCTCGATGACCACGCGACCATCTTCCAGCAGGGGAACGATGACCACGGCGCCCGGGTGCGTGACGTACTCACGGGTGGCGCTGCGGCCATCAGGCAGGGCCACGGTGTCACGGCGGGCTTCCAGAAAGTTGCCCTTGAACAGCGTCTCACTGGCCAGCCGCCGCTCGATCAGATGTTCGTCAGCCTTGTGCATGAGATTCTGTGGAGTGGCTCACGCCCCAGAAGAGGCACCTCAGGGGCGCCTTCTGAGATAACGCCAGACAAAGCCTGGAAACGCGAGCGTCAGGAACAGCGTCGCCGTGACGGCATAGAACTCCCAACCCTGCGGGGCGATGCGGCCAGCACGCTGTTCCAGCCAGAGGCCGATGCCACCGACCAGAAAGTACAGCAGCACCAGTTCCAGCAGGCGCAAGCCCAGGTTCTTGGGGGCCAGGGCAGCAGGCACAGGCACGACAGCGAGCAGACGCTCGGAGAAGAAAGGCAGGTTGGCCGCCGACAGCGCGAGCAGGATCAGGAACCAGATGGCACCGCTGGACGAACTCATCGGATCTCCGGGACAGCCACCGTCAGGCGCTAAGCATCTGCACGATGGCGCGAGCGCAGAGAATCATCAGGCCACCGGGCAGGATGCCGAGCACGAGCACCAGCAGGCCGTTGACCGTCAGCACGGCCCGGGTACCCAAAGGCGCGCGCACCCCTTCACTGGCGGGGCCTTGCGCGGCAGGCGCGTCGAAGTACATGACCTTGACCACGCGCAGATAGTAAAAGGCGCCGACCAACGACATGATGACCGCGAAGATGGCGATGCCCAGATTCAGCACGCTGCCGGAAGCGATGAGGGCCTGCAGCACGGACAGCTTGGCGTAGAAGCCGACCATGGGCGGAATGCCGGCCAGCGAGAACAGGCAGATCGCCATCACCGCCGCGTACAGGGGACTGCGCTGGTTCAAGCCGGTGAGATCGCTGATCTCCTCGCTCTCGAAACCCTCACGTGCCAGCAGCAGGATGATGCCGAAGGTGGCCAGCGTGGTCAGCACGTAGCTCAGGATGTAGAACATGGCCGAGCTGTAGGCATTGGCGGCGAATCCGGCGTGCCCGTTCACGACACCCGACATCAGGCCCAGCAGCACAAAGCCCATCTGCGCGATGGTGGAGAAGGCCAGCATGCGCTTGAGGTTGGTCTGAGCGATGGCGGCGAAATTGCCCACCAGCAACGAGGCCACGGCCAGGATCATCAACATCTGCTGCCAGTCGAACCACAGCGGCAGCATGCCCTCGACCAACAGGCGGATGACGATGGCAAAGGCCGCCAGCTTGGGCGCGCCACCGATCATCAATGTGATGGCGGTGGGCGCGCCTTGGTAGACGTCCGGAATCCACATGTGGAAGGGCGCGACGCCGAGCTTGAAGGCCAAGCCAGCGACGACAAAGACGATGCCGAAAGTCAGAACCTGTGGGTTCACCAGGTCGGAGTTGGTGACACGGAACACCTCGTTGATGTTGAGCGTGCCGGTAGCGCCGTACATCATGGACAGGCCGTAAAGCAGCAAGCCCGAGGCCAGCGAACCGAGCACGAAGTACTTCATCGCCGCCTCGGTGGACTGGGCGTGGTCACGACGCAGGGCCACCAGGGCGTAGCTGGCCAAGGTAAGCAACTCCAGGCCCAGGTAGATCATCAGGAAGTTGTTGCCGCCGATCATGATGAACATGCCCAACAGCGCGAACAGGGACAGGCTGAACAGCTCACCACCACGCAGCATGTCACGGTCACCCGCGTAGGCGCGACCGTAGATCAAGGTCAACATCACGGCGAGGGCGGAGAAGCACTTGAGCCAGTTGCCCATGGGGTCACTGACCACCATGTTGGACAGACCATAGACCGTGGCGCTGGTGTTGGCGTAGAAGGCCTGCAAGACAGCCACGGCGCCCAGGGTGATCAGGGTCAGCACGAAGCTGCCCGTGCGCAGGCGGCTCTTGACCAGCAGATCCAGCAAGGTGATGGCGCAGGCCATGACGAGCAGGACCAACTCGGGGAGGACCGCGATCCAGCTAAAGGCATCAATCATTTGGGTACTCGCTAATCGTTTTGATGCGGTGGTTCAATGCGTCGAAGGCACGCGCTCAATTGCTGATTCCGATGCCAGGCACCGGCAGCTTGGAGACGGCCACATGCTTGAGCAACTCGGCCACGGAGGCGTTCATCACGTCGGTGAAGGGCTTGGGGTCGACACCCATCCAGAGCACGGCCAGCGCCAGCACGGTCAGCATCAGGAACTCGCGGCCGTTGATGTCGGTCAGTTCCTTGACGTGGTCATTGGCCACCGGCCCCAGGTAAACGCGCTTGAACATCCACAAGGTGTAGGCAGCGCCGAAGATCAGAGCCGTAGCAGCCAGCAGACCAACCCAGAAATTGGCCTTGACGGCGCCCAGGATGACCATCCACTCGCCGACGAAGCCTGCCGTGGCGGGCAGGCCGCAGTTGGCCATGGCGAACAGCAGCGCGAAGGCCGTGAACTTGGGCATGGTGTTGATGACGCCGCCGTAATCCGCGATTTCGCGCGAATGCATGCGGTCGTAGAGCACGCCGATGCAGAGGAACATGGCCCCGGACACGAAACCATGGGCAATCATCTGCACCAGGCCACCACTCACGCCCAAGTCATTGAAGAGGAAAAAACCCAGGGTCACGAAACCCATGTGCGCCACGGACGAATAGGCCACCAGCTTCTTCATGTCCTGCTGGACCAGGGCCACCAGGCCGACGTAGATCACGGCAATCAGCGACAGCGTGATCATCAGCCAGGCCCATTCGTGCGCGGCGTCCGGCGCGATCGGCAGCGAGAAGCGCAGAAAACCGTAGGCCCCCAGCTTGAGCATGATCGCCGCCAGCACGGCGGAACCGCCCGTGGGGGCTTCGACGTGCACGTCAGGCAGCCAGGTGTGCACCGGCCACATCGGCACCTTCACGGCAAAGGCCGCGAAGAAAGCGAAGAAGATCAGGGTCTGCGCCGTGCCCGTCAGCGGAAGCTGGTGCCAGGTTGCGATGTCGAAGCTGCCACCCGAGGCCAGGTACAGATAGATCAGCGCCACAAGCAGGAGCAGCGAGCCCAGCAAGGTGTAGAGGAAGAACTTGAAGGCCGCGTAGATCTTGTTCGGCCCACCCCAGATGCCGATGATCAGGTACATCGGGATCAGTGTGGCTTCGAAGAAGACGTAGAACAGAAGGCCATCCAGCGCGGAGAAGACCCCGATCATGAGGCCGCTCAGGATCAGGAAGGCGCCCATGTACTGGTTCACGCGCTCAGTGATGACTTCCCAGCCCGCGATCACCACGATCACCGTCATGAAGGCGGTCAGCAGCACGAACCAGAGCGAGATGCCGTCCACGCCCACCTGGTAGTTGACGTTGAAACGCGCCATCCAGACCGTCTGCTCGACGAACTGCATGGCCGCCGTGCCGTTGTCGAAACCGGCCCACAACGGCAGCGTGACCAGGAAGCTCGCCAGCGCCCCGATCAAGGCGACCCAGCGCACCGCGCGCGCCTGACTCTCACGCCCAAGCGTCAGCAGCAACACGCCGAAAGCAATTGGCAACCAGATTGCCAGGCTCAGCAAACCCATTCTGTTCTTCTCCAGTAATACCCAGGCCGACGACTTACAGGCCGAACATGACGCGCAGCGAGGGCCAGGTCACGAAGTACGACATCAACACCACGATACCGACGATCATGACCAGCACGTAGTGGTACAGATAGCCGGACTGCAGCCGACGCACGACACCCGCCACCTTGCCCACCAGCTTCCAGCTGGCGTTGACCAAGCCGGTCTCGATCACACCCTGGTCTCCGCCCTTCCACAGGCCCAGGCCCAGGCCGCGCGCGGCGCGCGCGAGGATGTTCTCGTTGATCCAGTCCATGTAGTACTTGTTCTCCAGCACGACGCGCAGCGGCTTGAAAACGCGATCGAGCGCGGCCGGAATGGCCGGCGCCAACATGTAGAACACCCAGGCCGTCACCACGCCAGCCAGCGCCAACCACAGCGGCGCGGTACTGAGGGCATGGCTGGCCATGCCCAGAGGACCGTGGAACATGGCCCGCAGCTCTTCCATTACAGGGTGTTTGGTCGCGTCGACGAAGATCGCGTCCTTGAAGAAGTCGCCGTAGAGCAGTGGCTCGATGGTGAAGTAGCCAATCACGACCGAAGGAATCGCCAGCAGGATCAGGGGCACCGTCACCACCCAGGGCGACTCATGTGGCTTGGCGTCGTGGCCATGGCCATG
It encodes:
- a CDS encoding chemotaxis protein codes for the protein MSSPAGTARPENARAHEGQLGNNRFELLLFRLGQASDSERRELFGINIFKVREIMTMPVLTKMVNAPPHVLGVANIRGQIISVIDLPALTGCKPQKDDRILLVTEFARTTQGFAVEEVTEIVQVDWKHVLTAAGRGGQFVTSIARVDGDVENSRLAQVIDVERILHDVQPEHAKFDQPTGGRITLPPGVVMLAADDSAMACELIQKGMEALGVPCVMTHNGKEAWEQLQTIAAQAAREGKRAKDKVALLLTDLEMPELDGFNLTRLVKANPQFNDIPVVIHSSLTGTASEMQAKSAGADAYITKFHIDELADKLREVLAKR
- a CDS encoding ABC transporter transmembrane domain-containing protein, with amino-acid sequence MPIPPAAPSVPEPPRARPQSLSGLGPFLRPYRGRIVLALVFLALAAAATLAFPLALRTLIDQGLTSPTSAQGRGEQLLALREHFALLFGVAAALGLFSAVRFYLMSWLGERVTADLRNAIYAHVLRQSPEFFETTQTGEVLSRLTADTTLVQTVVGSSFSMGLRSTVTGLGALAMLVWTNPWIMTQVLGVLVLVVLPSVWFGRRVRRLSRASQDRVADSSAIASEVLNAIPVVQGYTAEARENHRFADATENAFSTARRRVRARAALMGFIIVATSAALLWGLYQGTQAVLAGQISAGHLGQTVVYVIMLASSFAVLGEVYGELLRAAGATERLMELLNLRSPITSPAQALALPPTDGPSHVRFEAVTFHYPSRPTQAALKDFTLEVRPGETVALVGPSGAGKSTVLQLLLRFYDPQTGRIVLDGAPIHRLKLQDLRARMALVPQEPVLFSASALENIRYGRPDASDTQVHAAAQAAHADDFIRALPEGYDTFLGERGVRLSGGQRQRIAIARAMLKNAPLLLLDEATSALDAESERMVQAALESAMRDRTTLVIAHRLATVQKADRIVVIDQGRIVEQGTHAELTAAGGLYARLAALQFKS
- a CDS encoding DUF1178 family protein, whose product is MKVFNLRCGAHHSFEGWFASEEDYANQTERGLLECPLCGDKAVHKLPSAPRINLGAKPSAAIAGPSEPARADVQDGNATAVEAAGADSLRALQAAYLQFARHVAQQTEDVGERFAEEARKIHYGESEERGIRGKTSPKEAEALMEEGISVMPLFLPEGIEGPLQ
- a CDS encoding NUDIX domain-containing protein; the encoded protein is MHKADEHLIERRLASETLFKGNFLEARRDTVALPDGRSATREYVTHPGAVVIVPLLEDGRVVIERQYRYPVGRVMVEFPAGKLDAGEDPLRCGRRELLEETGYTAREWAKAGEMHLAIAYSTEVLHIYFARGLRQGERQLDEGEFLDVSTATPAQLLDWSRAGELTDAKSLSCLLWLQNVLSGAWTLDWHADPGSAPTPAG
- a CDS encoding DUF2818 family protein, with translation MSSSSGAIWFLILLALSAANLPFFSERLLAVVPVPAALAPKNLGLRLLELVLLYFLVGGIGLWLEQRAGRIAPQGWEFYAVTATLFLTLAFPGFVWRYLRRRP
- the nuoN gene encoding NADH-quinone oxidoreductase subunit NuoN gives rise to the protein MIDAFSWIAVLPELVLLVMACAITLLDLLVKSRLRTGSFVLTLITLGAVAVLQAFYANTSATVYGLSNMVVSDPMGNWLKCFSALAVMLTLIYGRAYAGDRDMLRGGELFSLSLFALLGMFIMIGGNNFLMIYLGLELLTLASYALVALRRDHAQSTEAAMKYFVLGSLASGLLLYGLSMMYGATGTLNINEVFRVTNSDLVNPQVLTFGIVFVVAGLAFKLGVAPFHMWIPDVYQGAPTAITLMIGGAPKLAAFAIVIRLLVEGMLPLWFDWQQMLMILAVASLLVGNFAAIAQTNLKRMLAFSTIAQMGFVLLGLMSGVVNGHAGFAANAYSSAMFYILSYVLTTLATFGIILLLAREGFESEEISDLTGLNQRSPLYAAVMAICLFSLAGIPPMVGFYAKLSVLQALIASGSVLNLGIAIFAVIMSLVGAFYYLRVVKVMYFDAPAAQGPASEGVRAPLGTRAVLTVNGLLVLVLGILPGGLMILCARAIVQMLSA
- a CDS encoding NADH-quinone oxidoreductase subunit M, producing MGLLSLAIWLPIAFGVLLLTLGRESQARAVRWVALIGALASFLVTLPLWAGFDNGTAAMQFVEQTVWMARFNVNYQVGVDGISLWFVLLTAFMTVIVVIAGWEVITERVNQYMGAFLILSGLMIGVFSALDGLLFYVFFEATLIPMYLIIGIWGGPNKIYAAFKFFLYTLLGSLLLLVALIYLYLASGGSFDIATWHQLPLTGTAQTLIFFAFFAAFAVKVPMWPVHTWLPDVHVEAPTGGSAVLAAIMLKLGAYGFLRFSLPIAPDAAHEWAWLMITLSLIAVIYVGLVALVQQDMKKLVAYSSVAHMGFVTLGFFLFNDLGVSGGLVQMIAHGFVSGAMFLCIGVLYDRMHSREIADYGGVINTMPKFTAFALLFAMANCGLPATAGFVGEWMVILGAVKANFWVGLLAATALIFGAAYTLWMFKRVYLGPVANDHVKELTDINGREFLMLTVLALAVLWMGVDPKPFTDVMNASVAELLKHVAVSKLPVPGIGISN